GAAATCGAGATCTTGCCGGCGGATCGAACCGAAGGGGAGCCGAGTGTTCATGAGTACGTCATGCCGACGTCGTGGCGGATCCTGGCGACGATGAATAGCTACGATAAAACCTCGCTCTACGAGCTCTCGTATGCGTTCATGCGTCGATTCGCATTCATCCACGTTGACGCACCCGACATACCCGAGAAACCGGATCAGCGACTCGAGTTGCTGCAGAGATATGCCGATATGTGGCAACTCGAACCGGACGAAGAGACCCTCCGAATCGTTGGCGGGGTATGGAGGGCGACCAACTCGACCATCGACGGTCGGAAGATAGGCCCTGCGATCGTACGGGACATACTCGCTCACGTTCTCGGCTCCGATGCCGGGGTCGAAGCGGCGAGTACGCAGGCCGTGACCAACTACGTGTTCCCTCAACTGGAGGGCGTCCCCAAACGAGAACAGATCGTCACAGAGATAGCGAGGGTCGACGGGATCGACGAGACGCGGCTGGAACGACTGGGACGCGACGTACTGGGGGTTTGATCTGGAATGGATAGGCAGGAACTCCTTGACCAGCTGACTCAGGACGTTCTCGCGTACGTGATGCACGGCGGGTTCTCCGAGGACCGACTGGCCAGCGAGATCAAACCCGACGGCTTAGACGAACGGTTCGATGACTACGAGAGCTTGATCCGACTTCACTTCGTCCTCCAACCGGACGTCGTCGATTTCGTCGAATCGCTGCCCCAGCGTCTGCGTAGCGTGAAGACTCAGACGAAGAACACAACCAGAACGAGTCGTGGCCGAGTCGACGGACGTATCGACTGGTCCGCGACGGTTCGGAAGCGCAACTCCAGAAACCCTCGTGACACGTCGTTATTCGTCTGCCAGAACCGATCGGAGAGCTACGACACCGATGAGAACGTCGTTCTGAAGCAGCTCCTCTCAGTTATCTACACGACGCTGATCGACTGCGAGCAGTACTTCAAACGGGAGTACGAGTGGGTGACCGACCGCTGGCGGGAGAACCTCGAACTGGTCGATACCATGACCGACCTGTTCGAACGAAACGTACACGTCACGAGGATTAGGGAGCCGGAGGAGTACGAGCCGACCGAACGGATGCTGCAGCGTACTGCTGGCTCCAGGGAACCGATCTATCGGGAAGCGGTAGATCTCCTGCGGACGTATCGAAGCAGTCTCGCCGGAGAGGAAGCAGCGATTCGGGAGCTACTCGATGAGACGGCTATCACACCGAACGACGAGGAGACGCTGCTCGAACTGTTCGTTCTGTTCCGTTTCATTTCCACGATAGAAGATCTCCGTGGCGACGAGTTTCGTCTTCGAACGATCGAGTCGGGTTCCCAGGAGGTCGCCCGGATGGGAGGCGAGGACGCGGAGGTCGTCCTGTACCACGACAACTCCGCCTACGACCGCGGGCTTCGTTTTGCACCATCCGAACCGGACAAGGAACGTTCGAGCCTCTCTCGTGCAGAGATGGTGAAGCGGGAGGCACGAGAGGTGGCAGCGGAATATTTCGGGACGGACGTTTCGTCAGTGTGGACGAAGCGGCCCGATGTAATCGTTCTCGAGGTTCAGGGGGGCGACCGAACGGAGTACCTGATCACGGAGATCAAGAACTCCTCGAGACGGGAGACGATTCAACAGGGAATCGAGGAGACGCTCGAATATCTCGCGTTCCTCCAACAGGATCACGAGTTCGTTTACGAGGACGACACCGATTACTTCGGTCCTGGCTGGAACGGTCTTCTGGTGGTTCAGGACATCGAGGAAGAGACGAGAGACCTCCAAAACCAACGGTCGATCAGAATCCTACAGGCAAGCGAAGTCCAGGAGCGACTCGAAGAGGTCCTCCGGAACGTCGCGATATAGACCCCGAGGAGCGAAAGCGCCTGCAGGCGGAGATCGACGCGGCGGCGTTCCACGCCTACGGGCTGGATAGTGAGGAAACGCGGTTCGTTTGTGACGATTTCCACCGGGTTCAGAATCCTCGATTGATGACCGACGACTACTTCGACCTCGTCGTGGAGAACTATGACGCACTGGCCGAGGAAGGGCCGAAGCCGTAGAGTGGATTCGAGCGCGGTGGTGGGCCACGTGTTGCTCCCGCGAGCGAGGAACGGAGTGGCGAGGGACACAACTGTTATATGCTGTATAACGCGTTATACCAGGTGTAACGGATGTACGTCGAACTACGGCTCCCGCTCCCGGACGAGCAGGTCTTCCGGTACGAGGCGATGGACGACGTCCTTGAGATCACGGCGACGAACCCAACGACGGAGTTCTCGAACCGTGACCTCCAGTCGCTCACGGGGTTCGGCGGTCCGAGCGTCAGCAAAGCCCTCTCGCTGCTCGAAGCGATGGGGCTTCTCCACAGGCGCGACACCAGCACGAAGTCGCTCTACCGGATCGACGAGCGCCGGCTCCACGACCCCGAGGATCCGTTTCTCGCGATCCCACAGGCCGAGTTTCGCACGCCGCTCGAACGGTTCGCAGAGCGGATCCGCGAGAACGTGCCGATGGTCGTCGGCATCGTCTGCTTCGGGAGCGTCGCACGGGGCGAGGCCGATCGCGCGAGCGACCTCGACGTGTTCGTCCTCGTCGAGGAGGACGACACGCTGGTGAGCGCACGGCGATCGATCGCCGAGATCAAGCGCGACCTCGAATCGGAACGGATCGACGGCCAGCGCTACGAGTTCGAGGTGTTCGTCGAGTCCGTCGAGAGCGCCCGTCGTCGGGGCGAGGACCTCCTCCCGATCCTCGGAGGGGGGGTCGTCCTCTACGAAACCGACGCCTTCCGACGAGTGACGGCGGAGCTGTTCGGTGGTGAGACGGCGTGACGTCGAAGCCTCTCGACGCCGCGCTCGCGGACGCGGAGGACGCCTTTCAGCGAACCCCGGAGAACCCCGAATCCGGACTCGAACATATCACCGACCCGGCCGTTCTCCAGCTCCGAAAGGCGTGTCGACTCCTCGATGCGGCGCGGTTTCTCCTCGATCGGAACGGGCATTTCACCGTCGTTATCGAGACGTCGTTCGTTGCGATCGAACGATCGATACAGTTCTATGTCGAAGAGAAGGGCCACGACGTCGCCGGGCAGCGCCATACCGAAGTGTACGAACTTGGGGTACGGACCGGACTGTTCTCGGAGGAGATCGCGGATCGGCTCGAAACGCTCTGGACGGAGAACCGCTCCGAGTCGTACTATCGAACCGGGATCGCCGGTGAGTATCGGGCGACCACGATGTACGACGTCGCCGAAGCCGTTCACGACGAAGTCGTCGCGCTCACGAGAACGCGGGACTGTCTCTGTGAGGGAACACTGTAACCATCGAACGGGGACGGTCTTCGTCAGCGAGACAGAGGGTTCCCACCGCTCGCGAGTGCGACGTGGCGGCGGCTCACCGCGACCTCGATGTCCTGTTCGAGAGGGGTCGGGCGCCGAGCAGTCCTCTCCGGAGCTACTCCCCGTAGATCGCCTCGATCTCGTCGGCGAACCGATCCAGGATGTTGCGGCGTTTCTTCTTCATCGTCGGCGTCAGCATGTCGTTGTCCTCGGTGAACTCCTCGGGGATCACGCGGAACTGCTTGATGCGTTCGTGGGACTCGAAGCCCTCGTTGACGCGCTCGACCTCCTCATCGATGCGCTCCTTGACTCGCTCGTCACGACAGAGCTCGCGCTCCTCGTCGGGGAGGTCGATCCCCTCCGTCTCGGCCCACTCGCGGACGCCCTCGACGTTGGGGACGATCAGCGCGCTGATGAACTTCCGGCCGTCGCCCATCACCATACACTGCTCGACGACCTCGCTCGCGGCGAAGGCGTCCTCGATGGGCCCGGGCGCGACGTTCTTGCCCGTCGAGAGCACGATGATCTGTTTCGCGCGCTCGCGGAAGACGATGTAGTCGTCCGGGCGGACCTCGACGACGTCGCCCGTGCGGAACCACTTCCCGGAGTCCCCGGAGCCGCCGGCCGATCCCGCCTCCGGGTCGGCCCCCGGCACCTCGTCGGCGAACGCCTCCGCGGTGGCCTCCTCGTCGTTCCAGTAGCCGCGGGTGACGTTCGGGCCCCTGACCAGCAGCTCGCCGACCTCGCCCGCGGCCTCGCGGCGCTGGCGCTCGCCGACGACCCCTTCGTCGACGGCGATCTCGACGTCGGGCAGCGGCGGGCCGATCGTGCCGATCTCGGGGGCCTCGATCGGGTTGACCGAGACCACCGGCGCGGTCTCGGTCAGGCCGTAGCCCTCCAGGATGGGCATCCCCATCCCGTGATACAGCGCACAGAGCTCGGGGGAGAGGCTGCCCCCGCCGCTGATGAGGAACTCGATCTCCCCGCCCAGCGCCTCCTTGACCTGGCCGAAGACGAGCCTGTCGGCGAGCGCCTGCTTGCCTTTGAGAACCGGCCCCGGCGAGGGGGTTCGGTGGAACTCCTTGCCGACCTCGACGGCCCACTCGAAGATCCGCCGTTTGACGTCGGACTCGCTCGCCTGCGAGCGGATCGCGTCGTAGATCTTCTCGTAGACCCGCGGGACGCTCGTACTCGTCGTGGGCTGTACGGTTTGGAAGTCCTCCTGGAGGGTGTCCGGGCTCTCGGCGTACGCCACCGACGCGCCGCTGGCGAACATCAGGAAGTGGCCGGCGGTCCGCTCGAGGACGTGTGCGAGCGGCAGGAACGAGACCGCCCGCGTCTCGGGGGTGATCGAGGGCAGCCCCGCCGCCTCCTTGTCGGGGCGGGGACCGAACCGTTTGCGACACTGGTTGACGTTCGCCCGGAGGTTCCGGTGGGTGAGCTCGACGCCCTTGGGCCGGCCCGTCGTCCCCGAGGTGTAGATCAACGTCGCGAGGTCCTCGGGCTCGGTCGCGTCGATCCGCTCCTCGTAGGCCTCACGATCGAACGCCGCCTCGCCCCGGTCGTGGAGCTCCGCGAGCGTCAGGACGTCCTCCCGGTCGTCGTAGCCCTCGACCCGGTCCATGACGACGACGAACTCGAGGTCGAGCTCGTTCTCGACCGCGAGCACCCGCTCGAGGGTCTCTCCGTTCTCGACGACGACGCCCCTCGCGCCGGCGTCGGAGAGGAGATACTCGGCCTGGTTGGGCGAGGAGCCGGCATAGACGGTCGTGACGACCGCGCCCGCGGCGAGCAGCCCGAAGTCCGTCTGGGCCCACTCCATGCGGGTGTCGGCGAAGATCCCCACACGGTCGCCCCGTTCGACGCCGAGTTCGCGAAAGCCCGCCGCGAGGTTCCGAACGACCGACGCCATCCCGTCGTAGGTCAGCTCCGCGAACTCGCCGTCGCCGGCCCGCGGGATAACGCCCGTCGTCAGCGACCGATCGTAGACGCCGCCCTTGTACTGCTGGGCGACCTCCTCGCCGTTCCGGGCGACGCTCTCCTCGAAGGCCCGGGGCAGCGTCGACTCTCCGATCACCTCGTCGGTGTACTCGCGTTCGGCTTCCCGCCAGTGCATACCCCACCCGTTCTCGGGGCGCCGGCAAAAGTATGCCGTTAACTCGATACATCGATCATGGAGTTTATTCGGAACCGACCGACGGCAGCACCGGGTCGAGCGAAACCCCGTCAGTATCGGCGCGCTACCGTCACCCGATCAGCGTGATGAGCACGAACAGCGTCGCGACCGAGACGAGCGTCGTCCCGAAGACGTTCAGCGAGGCGAACTCCCTGTCACCCCCGAGCTCGGTCGCGAAGACGTACGTCGAGACGGCCGTCGGCGTCCCGAGCATCACGACGCTGGCGGTGAAGGTCGCGGGATCGACCGCCAGCGTCGAGAAGACGATCCAGGCCAGAACCGGCATGCAGACGATCTTCAGCCCGATCACCGAGCCCGTCGCGCCGAAGTCGATCGACGAGGCGTCGACCTGCAGGGAGGCGCCGACACAGAGCAGGGCGAGGGGAAGCGCGAGCGAGCCGACGGCGTCGAGGCCGACCGCGACGGTCCCGGGAACGACGATCCCCGAGGAGCCGACCGCGAGCCCCACGAACAGCGAGAGCAGGACGGGGTTCTTGATCAGCCCCGTCAGCTCGCCCGCGATCGCGGCGTCGGCGTCGTTCATGACGACGAGGATCAGGACGGTGAGGGGCACCTGCACCAGCGAGACCACCCCGAGGATCACGCTCGCGACCGCGGTCACGTCCGCGCCGAACGTCGCGGCGACCAGCGGCAGGCCCAGATAGCCGAGGTTCGAGTGGTACGACTGGACGACTGCGACGCTCCGGCGGGCCGTCGAGGAGCGCTCGCGGTGGATCAGCCAGGCGATCGCGGCCGTCGCGAACAGCACGGCCATCAGCCCGCCCAGCAGCCGCACGGAAAGCAGCTCGCCGATCGCCTGGTCGTAGGTCGAGACGAAGATCAGCGCCGGGAGCGCGCCGTAGTAGGCGGCGGCGTTGAGCCATTCGGTCCGCTCGTCGTCGAGGACGCCCGACGAGCGCAGCCCCGCCCCTACGAGCAGGACGGCGAGCAGCGCCAACAGTCTGATGAGGACCTCCATGGGTATCGTACCGTGTTCGCGTCCGTTACCGTTCGGATCCGTGGGGAGGGTTCCCGCGACCCCGGCGGTCGATCGCGATCACTCCCCTCCCCGCTCGTCCCCGCTTTCGCCGTAGGCGACCGTCGAGAACGTCGCGTTCTCCGACTGGCGGCTGTCCCCCCGGCTGAACTGGACGACGATCGGCACGTCCGACTCGACGACGGCCCCGTAGCCCTCGCCCAGCGGCGGCGCGTACGGGTCGATGAGGTCGTTGATCCGGACGTGTCGAACGCGCCGGGGCGCGACGGTGAGCGGGTAGGGCCCCGCTTCGTGCCCGTCGACGTAGTGGAGCGTGAGTTCGACCGTCGCCATCTCCCCGCCGGCGTTCAACAGACAGAGCCGGTCGTGGCTGACCATCTCCGGCTCGGGGCCGGTGCTGTCGGTCGGGACGTGCCCGCCGGGCACCTCCCAGCGTCGCTTCCCGATCGGCTCGTCGGGGTCGCTCATCCCCGGACCCCCCCGCTCGGGGCCGTTCGGTCGGCCGCCACGCCCCCCAGGAGATCGGCGAGGTACTCGGAGGTGAACACGCCCTCGGGGTCCAGTTCGCGCCGGACCTCCTGGAACCGGTCCCACTCGGGATACAGCTCGCTGAGCTCGGGTGCCCGGAGCGTGTGGTTCTTCCCCCAGTGGGGCCGGCCGTCGTACTCCCGGAAGATCGGCTCGATGTCCTCGAAGTACTCCTCGTGATCGAGCTCGGCGTTCTGGATGCAGGAGATCGTCACCGTCTCGCGGTCGTACTCCGTCGAGAGGTAGGTCTCGTCGGCCGCGACGGTCCGCACGAGCAGCCGCCAGCCGACGTCGCTTCGCCAGCGCTCCTTCACCCGGTCGCGCACCTCGAGGAAACACTCCTCGCCGACCTCCCGCGGGACGGCGTACTCCATCTCCTCGAACTTCCGGCCGATCTCGTTGTGTGCGGGGATGGCCTCGTGCCACCAGTTGGTGTCGAGCTCGACGAGCGTCGCGTACTCGAGGTCCGACGCGTCGGTGCCGCCGCCGGGCGGGTTGAGCAGCCGGAGCTTGACCTCGTCCGATCGGGGGTACCAGTAGAAGTCGAAGTTGCGGTTCTCCTCGACCAGCTCCTCGAAATGCCCCCAGGCGTCCTCGAAGCGTGCGCAGTACTCCCGGCGCTGGAGCTTGTAGGTCGGCCGCACGTCGAGGCGCAGCTCGGTGAGGATCCCCAGCGAGCCGAGCGACACCCGCACGGCGTCGAGCAGGTCGGGGTCGCTTTCCGCGTCGAACTCGCGGACCTCGCCGGTCCCGGTGACCAGCCGCCCGCCGACGAGCGAGCCCGCGAGGTTCTCGAACGCCGGCCCCGTCCCGTGGGTGCCGGTGCCGACCGCGCCCGCGACCTTCTGGAGGGTCACGTCGCCCAGGTTCTCCATCGCGAGGTTCCGCTCGTGGAGCTCCGTCACGGCCTCGTCGAGCGTCGTCCCGCCCCGGACCGTCGCCGTCCCCGCGTCGGCATCACAGGAGACCAGTCCGGTCATGTTCCCGAGCGAGACGACGACGTCGTCGGTCTCGACGACCGGCGTCCACGAGTGGCCCTCGCCGGCGACCCGGACGGTCCGCCCCTCCTCCGCACAGCGGCGCACGATCGCCCGGAGCTCGTCCTCGTTCTCGGGTTCGAGGATCCGGTCCGGTTCGAAGGAGACGCTCCCCGACCAGTTCGTCCACGTCGCGTTCGCTTCCTCGTCGCGTGGTTCTTCGTCCATAGTAGAGTCCTGAGGGAAACGGTCGTTCGTCCTCGCTGTCGACGCCGTCCGCTATGAGTCGCCCGGGTGGGCGATCGTCGAGAGCAGCGCGTTCTCGGCCTGTCGGGAGTCCAGCCGGGTGTGCTGGCAGACCACCGGAACGTCCGACTCGATCACAGTTGCGAAGTCCTCGCCCCGCGGGA
The sequence above is a segment of the Halalkalicoccus tibetensis genome. Coding sequences within it:
- a CDS encoding sensory rhodopsin transducer, whose product is MSDPDEPIGKRRWEVPGGHVPTDSTGPEPEMVSHDRLCLLNAGGEMATVELTLHYVDGHEAGPYPLTVAPRRVRHVRINDLIDPYAPPLGEGYGAVVESDVPIVVQFSRGDSRQSENATFSTVAYGESGDERGGE
- a CDS encoding long-chain fatty acid--CoA ligase, producing the protein MHWREAEREYTDEVIGESTLPRAFEESVARNGEEVAQQYKGGVYDRSLTTGVIPRAGDGEFAELTYDGMASVVRNLAAGFRELGVERGDRVGIFADTRMEWAQTDFGLLAAGAVVTTVYAGSSPNQAEYLLSDAGARGVVVENGETLERVLAVENELDLEFVVVMDRVEGYDDREDVLTLAELHDRGEAAFDREAYEERIDATEPEDLATLIYTSGTTGRPKGVELTHRNLRANVNQCRKRFGPRPDKEAAGLPSITPETRAVSFLPLAHVLERTAGHFLMFASGASVAYAESPDTLQEDFQTVQPTTSTSVPRVYEKIYDAIRSQASESDVKRRIFEWAVEVGKEFHRTPSPGPVLKGKQALADRLVFGQVKEALGGEIEFLISGGGSLSPELCALYHGMGMPILEGYGLTETAPVVSVNPIEAPEIGTIGPPLPDVEIAVDEGVVGERQRREAAGEVGELLVRGPNVTRGYWNDEEATAEAFADEVPGADPEAGSAGGSGDSGKWFRTGDVVEVRPDDYIVFRERAKQIIVLSTGKNVAPGPIEDAFAASEVVEQCMVMGDGRKFISALIVPNVEGVREWAETEGIDLPDEERELCRDERVKERIDEEVERVNEGFESHERIKQFRVIPEEFTEDNDMLTPTMKKKRRNILDRFADEIEAIYGE
- a CDS encoding AEC family transporter, whose protein sequence is MEVLIRLLALLAVLLVGAGLRSSGVLDDERTEWLNAAAYYGALPALIFVSTYDQAIGELLSVRLLGGLMAVLFATAAIAWLIHRERSSTARRSVAVVQSYHSNLGYLGLPLVAATFGADVTAVASVILGVVSLVQVPLTVLILVVMNDADAAIAGELTGLIKNPVLLSLFVGLAVGSSGIVVPGTVAVGLDAVGSLALPLALLCVGASLQVDASSIDFGATGSVIGLKIVCMPVLAWIVFSTLAVDPATFTASVVMLGTPTAVSTYVFATELGGDREFASLNVFGTTLVSVATLFVLITLIG
- a CDS encoding D-arabinono-1,4-lactone oxidase encodes the protein MDEEPRDEEANATWTNWSGSVSFEPDRILEPENEDELRAIVRRCAEEGRTVRVAGEGHSWTPVVETDDVVVSLGNMTGLVSCDADAGTATVRGGTTLDEAVTELHERNLAMENLGDVTLQKVAGAVGTGTHGTGPAFENLAGSLVGGRLVTGTGEVREFDAESDPDLLDAVRVSLGSLGILTELRLDVRPTYKLQRREYCARFEDAWGHFEELVEENRNFDFYWYPRSDEVKLRLLNPPGGGTDASDLEYATLVELDTNWWHEAIPAHNEIGRKFEEMEYAVPREVGEECFLEVRDRVKERWRSDVGWRLLVRTVAADETYLSTEYDRETVTISCIQNAELDHEEYFEDIEPIFREYDGRPHWGKNHTLRAPELSELYPEWDRFQEVRRELDPEGVFTSEYLADLLGGVAADRTAPSGGVRG
- a CDS encoding nucleotidyltransferase domain-containing protein; protein product: MYVELRLPLPDEQVFRYEAMDDVLEITATNPTTEFSNRDLQSLTGFGGPSVSKALSLLEAMGLLHRRDTSTKSLYRIDERRLHDPEDPFLAIPQAEFRTPLERFAERIRENVPMVVGIVCFGSVARGEADRASDLDVFVLVEEDDTLVSARRSIAEIKRDLESERIDGQRYEFEVFVESVESARRRGEDLLPILGGGVVLYETDAFRRVTAELFGGETA